A window of the Virgibacillus pantothenticus genome harbors these coding sequences:
- the atpF gene encoding F0F1 ATP synthase subunit B, whose product MYSYIDVLTVGAGVGGLRVIDMGIQLFFFLLLLFLVKKFAWGPVMNMMQKREEYVANEIEAAEKSRIDAEKASKEAHERLKQMKQEAQKIIEDAKEAGQKQEQEIIRAARDEANRLKESAQADIQNEKEKALQALQDKVASLSVLIATKVIEKEIDEKDQEKLIHEYIKEVGEEL is encoded by the coding sequence GTGTATTCATACATCGATGTATTAACAGTAGGTGCCGGTGTTGGGGGCTTAAGAGTAATCGATATGGGAATTCAATTATTCTTTTTCCTTCTTTTACTATTCTTAGTAAAGAAATTTGCATGGGGCCCTGTCATGAATATGATGCAAAAGCGTGAAGAATATGTAGCCAATGAGATAGAAGCAGCCGAAAAGAGCCGCATTGATGCGGAAAAAGCTTCTAAAGAAGCTCATGAACGCTTAAAGCAAATGAAGCAGGAAGCGCAAAAAATTATTGAGGATGCAAAAGAGGCGGGGCAAAAACAAGAGCAAGAAATTATCAGAGCCGCCCGTGATGAAGCTAATCGTCTTAAAGAGTCTGCACAAGCTGACATCCAAAATGAAAAAGAGAAAGCATTACAAGCATTACAAGATAAAGTTGCATCATTATCCGTATTGATTGCAACCAAAGTGATTGAAAAAGAGATCGATGAGAAAGATCAAGAAAAACTTATTCATGAATACATTAAAGAGGTAGGAGAAGAGCTATGA
- the atpA gene encoding F0F1 ATP synthase subunit alpha: MSIKAEEISSLIKQQIQTFDTDIEVSDVGTVIEIGDGIARAHGLDNAMAGELLEFSNGVMGLAQNLEESNVGIVILGPYTEIKEGDEVRRTGRIMQVPVGEELIGRVVNPLGQPLDGKGAIEATKTRPIESPAPGVMDRKSVDEPLQTGIKAIDALVPIGRGQRELIIGDRQTGKTTVAVDTILNQADQDMICIYVAIGQKDSTVRGTVETFRRHGALDYTIVVSAGASDPAPLLYLAPYAGVAMGEEFMYNGKHVLVVYDDLSKQAVAYRELSLLLRRPPGREAFPGDVFYIHSRLLERAAKLSDAKGGGSLTALPFVETQAGDIAAYIPTNVISITDGQIFLQSDLFFSGVRPAINAGLSVSRVGGSAQIKAMKKVAGTLRLDLASYRELEAFSQFGSDLDKATQAKLNRGQRTVEILKQGLHKPMPVEKQVMSLYALTKGFLDDIAVEDILRFEEEMNTWLDNNRKELLTSIRETGKLPDEAEMNEAIEAFKKTFLPSEG, translated from the coding sequence ATGAGCATCAAAGCAGAAGAAATTAGCAGTCTGATCAAACAGCAAATTCAAACATTTGATACAGACATTGAAGTTAGCGATGTCGGCACAGTAATTGAAATTGGTGACGGTATTGCACGTGCTCATGGCTTGGATAACGCCATGGCCGGAGAACTACTTGAGTTTTCAAATGGCGTCATGGGCTTAGCACAAAACCTGGAAGAAAGCAATGTAGGGATTGTTATTTTAGGTCCTTACACAGAGATAAAAGAAGGCGACGAAGTTCGCCGTACAGGACGGATTATGCAAGTACCTGTTGGAGAGGAATTAATTGGTCGCGTGGTAAATCCATTAGGACAGCCATTGGACGGTAAGGGTGCGATAGAAGCAACGAAAACACGTCCAATTGAATCGCCGGCACCAGGTGTAATGGATCGTAAATCCGTTGATGAACCATTACAAACAGGTATTAAAGCGATTGATGCGCTCGTTCCGATTGGTAGAGGACAACGTGAATTAATTATCGGAGACCGCCAAACAGGTAAAACGACGGTGGCAGTGGACACTATCTTGAACCAGGCAGATCAAGATATGATTTGTATTTATGTAGCCATCGGCCAGAAAGACTCTACTGTAAGAGGTACCGTAGAAACTTTCCGACGTCATGGCGCATTAGATTATACCATCGTTGTGTCGGCTGGTGCTTCTGATCCGGCTCCGTTATTATACTTAGCTCCATATGCAGGTGTTGCTATGGGAGAAGAATTTATGTATAACGGCAAGCACGTGCTTGTAGTTTATGATGATTTGTCGAAGCAGGCTGTAGCTTATCGTGAGCTTTCCTTGCTATTGCGTCGTCCGCCTGGTCGTGAAGCATTCCCAGGTGACGTATTCTATATTCACTCTCGTTTATTGGAGCGTGCAGCCAAGCTAAGTGATGCAAAGGGTGGCGGTTCTTTAACTGCATTGCCATTTGTGGAGACGCAAGCTGGTGATATTGCTGCGTATATCCCAACGAACGTTATTTCCATTACTGATGGACAGATTTTCTTGCAATCAGATCTATTCTTCTCCGGTGTTCGTCCGGCGATTAACGCTGGTTTATCGGTTTCACGTGTTGGTGGATCAGCTCAAATTAAGGCGATGAAAAAAGTCGCAGGTACATTACGTTTGGACTTGGCTTCCTATCGTGAATTGGAGGCATTCTCGCAATTCGGTTCAGATCTTGATAAAGCAACCCAAGCCAAATTAAATCGTGGACAACGAACAGTTGAAATATTAAAGCAAGGTTTGCATAAACCAATGCCTGTAGAAAAACAGGTTATGAGTCTTTATGCACTTACAAAAGGATTCCTGGATGATATTGCTGTTGAAGATATTCTTCGCTTTGAGGAAGAAATGAATACATGGCTTGATAATAATCGTAAAGAGTTATTAACGTCCATTCGTGAAACAGGAAAATTACCAGATGAGGCAGAAATGAATGAAGCGATTGAAGCTTTCAAAAAAACATTTTTGCCATCTGAAGGATAA
- the atpG gene encoding ATP synthase F1 subunit gamma produces MASLRDIKGRINSTKKTRKITSAMQMVSASKMTKAEQNTKAFEPYSKKIQEVMAHIANSATETSHPMLEKREVKKTGYMVITADKGLVGAYNSNVLKALYQKIQQRHQSKDEYTIIAIGRMGYEFCKKMDLPIAQSIIGIGDQPDFADIKEIASETVQLYEDEEIDELHIIYNHYVSAISQQVTTTQLLPITNLGEHNNTSSFHDEYEYEPNEEQILGVLLPQYAESLIYGALLDGKASEHAASMTAMKSATDNAGELIDKLTLTYNRVRQAAITQEITEISGGVAALE; encoded by the coding sequence TTGGCATCACTAAGAGATATTAAGGGTAGAATTAATTCTACCAAGAAAACAAGAAAAATTACTTCTGCTATGCAAATGGTTTCAGCTTCTAAAATGACAAAAGCAGAGCAAAATACAAAAGCTTTTGAACCATACAGTAAAAAAATTCAAGAAGTTATGGCCCATATCGCAAATTCTGCTACAGAGACGTCCCACCCGATGTTAGAAAAGCGGGAAGTTAAAAAGACTGGTTATATGGTCATTACAGCGGATAAAGGTTTGGTGGGCGCTTATAACAGTAATGTGTTAAAAGCACTCTACCAAAAAATCCAGCAGCGCCATCAGTCAAAGGATGAATACACCATTATAGCTATTGGGCGTATGGGATATGAATTTTGTAAAAAAATGGATCTTCCAATTGCCCAAAGTATCATTGGCATTGGTGATCAGCCTGATTTTGCAGATATAAAAGAAATTGCCTCGGAAACGGTGCAATTATATGAGGATGAAGAAATTGATGAACTGCACATCATATATAACCATTATGTTAGTGCAATCTCCCAGCAGGTAACGACAACCCAACTGTTGCCGATTACCAATTTAGGTGAGCATAACAATACTTCTTCCTTCCATGATGAATATGAATATGAGCCCAATGAAGAGCAAATTCTTGGCGTGCTTTTACCACAATATGCAGAAAGCCTTATTTATGGTGCATTATTGGATGGGAAAGCAAGTGAACACGCGGCTAGTATGACAGCAATGAAAAGTGCTACAGATAATGCTGGAGAGCTTATTGATAAGTTAACATTAACTTACAACCGTGTGCGTCAAGCTGCAATTACACAGGAAATAACGGAAATTAGTGGAGGAGTAGCTGCGCTTGAATAA
- the atpE gene encoding F0F1 ATP synthase subunit C has product MGALAAAIAIGLAALGAGFGNGMIVSKTVEGIARQPELKGSLQGTMFVGVALVEAIPIIAAVIAFMAIFM; this is encoded by the coding sequence ATGGGAGCTTTAGCAGCAGCAATAGCAATTGGTTTGGCAGCGTTAGGCGCTGGTTTTGGTAACGGAATGATCGTTAGTAAAACAGTTGAAGGGATTGCTCGCCAGCCAGAATTAAAAGGTTCATTACAAGGTACCATGTTTGTCGGGGTAGCACTAGTTGAGGCGATTCCTATTATCGCAGCGGTAATCGCATTTATGGCTATTTTTATGTAA
- a CDS encoding F0F1 ATP synthase subunit delta, which yields MSHETVAKRYADALFQLGQENGTLDVLAQEMKVVKKAFQDNENLYTFLVHPRISNAKKQQFLQDVFQQAQKEVVNTLQLLVQRHRIELLPAIVDHFIQLVNDAKGIAAATVYSVRALSEEECRQLELSFAKRFAKRAIELNNVVDPSLIGGMKIRVGNTIYDGSVSGMLKRIERNIVTANK from the coding sequence ATGAGTCATGAAACGGTAGCAAAGCGTTATGCGGATGCTCTTTTCCAGCTTGGTCAAGAAAATGGAACACTTGATGTACTAGCTCAAGAAATGAAAGTGGTAAAAAAAGCGTTTCAAGACAATGAAAATCTTTATACATTCCTCGTGCATCCTCGTATAAGCAATGCGAAGAAGCAACAATTTTTGCAAGATGTATTTCAACAGGCGCAAAAGGAAGTAGTGAACACTTTGCAGTTACTAGTCCAGCGTCATCGGATCGAATTACTTCCGGCAATTGTTGATCATTTTATCCAGCTAGTAAATGATGCGAAGGGAATTGCAGCTGCAACCGTATATTCTGTTCGAGCATTGTCAGAGGAGGAGTGCCGACAATTGGAGCTTAGCTTTGCAAAGCGATTTGCTAAAAGAGCGATTGAACTAAATAATGTTGTCGATCCTTCATTAATTGGCGGTATGAAAATCCGTGTTGGCAATACGATTTATGACGGCTCCGTTAGTGGCATGCTAAAACGAATAGAGCGAAATATTGTGACTGCAAACAAATGA